One window of the Actinomyces procaprae genome contains the following:
- a CDS encoding lipid II:glycine glycyltransferase FemX, giving the protein MSTAQQSVLGRLVPLDARGMRLAIGGTPAPLEQTGPWEAFERSQGRALFGRYAYEADSKTVAVIALYRYTVAKWSFLWAKHGPVWLSEQTPAREAELRRLLVAEARRRDRRIAFIRMHARFQARDTLPLLSSITYDRTYVIDLRPGTPEAIRAAMPKDGRRGVRRAERVAREAGCTISEETGLDREEFEKVYQVLVATAQRDGFRPHPSQVYWDMLTSLGPEHARLFVLRRDGVPHCWDLVTVSGKDAAAYYGASSNESRGFRGAEALDWAVACRLAAEGMWGLDLMGAESTRVPELYSVGRYKRRFAQHPTEVDGAWDVPVRPVLYRALVKARRARHAARRRLGR; this is encoded by the coding sequence ACAGCGCAACAGTCTGTCCTCGGCCGCCTCGTTCCCCTCGACGCCCGCGGGATGCGCCTCGCCATCGGGGGCACGCCGGCGCCCCTGGAGCAGACCGGGCCCTGGGAGGCCTTCGAGCGCAGTCAGGGCCGAGCGCTGTTCGGCCGGTACGCCTATGAGGCGGACTCCAAGACCGTGGCGGTGATCGCGCTTTACCGCTACACCGTGGCCAAGTGGTCGTTCCTGTGGGCCAAGCACGGGCCGGTGTGGCTCAGCGAGCAGACCCCGGCGCGCGAGGCGGAGCTGCGGCGCCTGCTCGTGGCCGAGGCGCGTCGGCGTGACCGGCGCATCGCCTTCATCCGCATGCACGCCCGCTTTCAGGCCCGCGACACGCTGCCGCTGCTCAGCTCCATCACCTACGACCGCACCTATGTGATCGACCTGCGTCCGGGCACGCCCGAGGCCATCCGGGCCGCGATGCCCAAGGACGGGCGCCGCGGTGTGCGCCGGGCCGAGCGGGTGGCCCGCGAGGCCGGATGCACGATCAGCGAGGAGACCGGACTCGACCGAGAGGAATTCGAGAAGGTCTACCAGGTGCTGGTGGCCACCGCACAGCGAGACGGCTTCCGGCCCCACCCCTCCCAGGTCTACTGGGACATGCTCACCAGCCTGGGGCCGGAGCACGCCCGGCTGTTCGTGCTGCGGCGTGACGGCGTGCCGCACTGCTGGGACCTGGTGACCGTCTCCGGCAAGGATGCGGCCGCCTACTACGGAGCCTCCTCCAATGAGTCGCGTGGCTTCCGCGGCGCCGAGGCGCTGGACTGGGCCGTGGCCTGCCGACTCGCCGCGGAGGGCATGTGGGGACTGGACCTGATGGGGGCCGAGTCCACGCGGGTGCCGGAGCTGTACAGCGTTGGACGCTACAAGCGGCGCTTCGCCCAGCACCCCACCGAGGTTGACGGCGCATGGGACGTGCCCGTGCGCCCGGTGCTGTACCGTGCCCTGGTCAAGGCGCGTCGCGCGCGTCACGCAGCGCGCCGTCGGCTCGGCCGCTGA